In Flavobacterium sp. CBA20B-1, one DNA window encodes the following:
- a CDS encoding MBL fold metallo-hydrolase yields MKIKRKKLMTTTLLVIGILIAGTLIFLQHPLFGKQPSGERLKRIQQSKNYTNGQFQNLSNTPALSEDATYFGMIKELLFSKIEHTKPTDSIPCVNTNLLENTINDDFMVWFGHSSYYMKIDGQSLLIDPVLSKNASPLYGTNTAFAGADMFTCEALPKIDVLILTHDHYDHLDYSSFKNIKDKVSKIICPLGVGAHLEYWGFPKENITELDWYEDASLTDSIKITATPARHFSGRSFKRNTTLWASYVLQTKNLNIYLGGDSGYDTHFKEIGTKYGPFDLAILENGQYDRKWKYIHMMPEEVVQASNDLQAKRFFPVHSSKFKLANHPWKEPLERVSIASAKQTASQLITPKIGEVIYLNQQDQVFEKWWEQVN; encoded by the coding sequence ATGAAAATAAAACGAAAAAAATTAATGACTACTACCCTGCTTGTTATCGGAATTTTAATTGCCGGAACATTGATCTTTTTACAACATCCGCTTTTTGGAAAACAACCATCGGGCGAGCGCTTAAAACGTATTCAACAATCAAAAAATTATACAAACGGTCAGTTTCAAAACTTATCAAACACACCCGCATTATCAGAAGATGCTACTTATTTTGGTATGATAAAAGAACTGTTATTTTCAAAAATTGAACACACCAAACCAACCGATAGTATTCCTTGTGTAAATACCAATTTATTAGAAAACACAATAAATGATGATTTCATGGTTTGGTTCGGGCATTCGTCTTACTACATGAAAATTGATGGACAATCGCTTTTGATTGATCCAGTTTTAAGCAAAAACGCCTCGCCTTTATATGGAACAAATACTGCTTTTGCAGGTGCCGACATGTTCACTTGTGAGGCATTGCCTAAAATTGATGTTTTAATTTTAACGCACGATCATTACGACCACTTAGATTATTCATCGTTTAAAAATATTAAAGACAAAGTAAGCAAAATTATTTGTCCGTTGGGTGTGGGTGCACATTTAGAATATTGGGGATTTCCAAAAGAAAACATCACCGAATTAGATTGGTATGAAGATGCATCTTTAACCGATTCTATCAAGATCACGGCTACTCCAGCACGTCATTTTTCGGGTAGAAGTTTTAAACGAAATACCACTTTATGGGCTTCATATGTGCTGCAAACAAAAAATTTAAACATCTATTTAGGTGGAGATAGCGGTTATGATACGCACTTTAAAGAAATTGGTACAAAATACGGCCCGTTTGATTTAGCGATTCTTGAAAACGGACAGTACGACAGAAAATGGAAATACATTCACATGATGCCCGAAGAAGTAGTGCAAGCAAGCAACGATTTGCAAGCAAAGCGCTTTTTCCCTGTTCACAGTTCTAAATTCAAATTGGCAAACCATCCGTGGAAAGAACCTTTGGAACGCGTAAGTATTGCAAGTGCAAAACAAACGGCATCGCAATTAATTACTCCAAAAATTGGTGAAGTAATTTATTTAAACCAGCAAGATCAGGTTTTTGAAAAATGGTGGGAACAGGTTAATTAA
- the yidD gene encoding membrane protein insertion efficiency factor YidD: MEQLKKILIFPFVVLIRFYQLVISPLTPPSCRFTPTCSHYTLEALRKHGLFKGSWLGVKRIAKCHPWGKSGYDPVP, encoded by the coding sequence ATGGAACAACTCAAAAAAATACTCATTTTTCCTTTTGTTGTGCTGATACGTTTTTACCAATTGGTGATTTCGCCCTTAACGCCGCCCTCGTGCAGGTTCACGCCTACATGTTCGCATTATACCTTAGAAGCCCTAAGAAAACATGGTTTGTTCAAAGGGAGTTGGTTAGGTGTCAAACGTATTGCAAAATGCCATCCTTGGGGAAAATCGGGGTATGATCCTGTTCCATAA
- the folE gene encoding GTP cyclohydrolase I FolE gives MCKSDALHDDIGENHIGTSDYTPLRADAFSISDDEKIERIKKDVENILNTLGMDLTDDSLKGTPNRVAKMFVKEIFGGLNPEKKPSSSTFDNKYKYNEMLVEKNIVVYSTCEHHLLPIVGRAHVAYISNGKVVGLSKMNRIVDYYAKRPQVQERLTIQIVEELKRVLGTDDVACVVDAKHLCVNSRGIRDIESSTVTAEFSGAFKNDVTRREFLDYIKLDTQF, from the coding sequence ATGTGTAAATCAGACGCATTACACGATGATATAGGCGAAAACCACATTGGAACAAGCGACTATACACCTTTGAGAGCCGACGCTTTTTCTATTTCGGACGATGAAAAAATTGAACGAATCAAGAAAGATGTAGAAAATATTTTAAATACTTTGGGTATGGATTTAACCGACGATAGTTTAAAAGGTACTCCTAACCGTGTGGCTAAAATGTTTGTGAAGGAAATTTTTGGTGGATTGAATCCTGAAAAAAAACCTTCTTCATCTACTTTTGACAATAAATATAAGTATAACGAAATGTTGGTCGAAAAAAACATTGTGGTTTATTCAACCTGCGAGCATCATTTACTGCCAATCGTTGGGCGTGCGCATGTGGCATACATTTCAAACGGAAAAGTGGTTGGTTTGTCTAAAATGAACCGTATTGTAGATTATTACGCAAAACGTCCGCAGGTTCAAGAACGTTTAACGATTCAGATTGTTGAAGAATTAAAACGTGTATTGGGAACCGACGATGTGGCTTGTGTGGTAGATGCCAAACATTTATGTGTAAATTCTCGTGGAATTCGCGATATTGAAAGTTCAACTGTTACTGCAGAGTTCAGTGGTGCTTTTAAAAACGATGTTACCCGCAGAGAATTTTTAGACTATATTAAATTAGATACGCAGTTTTAG
- a CDS encoding class I SAM-dependent methyltransferase, translating into MNCTLCDTFLMEKADTDYYICTNCNAYLKCDYLYFNEAEEKNHYEQHNNDVNDAGYQNFTAPVTNTVLEYCSTEMLGLDYGCGKGPVISKQLIEKGFKVDLYDPYFYPDTSYLNKRYDFIFSCEVFEHFYHPFEELKKLHSVLKPNGLLIVKTHLYNHQTDFKNWYYRKDQTHVFIYTFKTFEYIAEHFGFDIVTLTEKLIVLRKRIF; encoded by the coding sequence ATGAACTGTACACTGTGCGACACTTTTTTAATGGAGAAAGCCGATACCGACTATTATATCTGCACAAATTGCAATGCTTATTTAAAGTGTGATTATTTATACTTTAATGAAGCTGAAGAGAAAAATCATTACGAACAACACAATAATGATGTAAACGATGCGGGCTATCAAAACTTTACTGCGCCGGTTACCAATACTGTTTTAGAATATTGTTCAACCGAAATGCTTGGCTTGGATTATGGTTGTGGAAAAGGTCCGGTAATTAGTAAACAGTTGATTGAAAAAGGATTTAAAGTTGATTTGTATGATCCGTATTTTTATCCGGATACTTCGTACTTAAACAAGCGTTATGATTTTATTTTTAGTTGCGAAGTGTTTGAACATTTTTATCATCCGTTTGAAGAACTAAAAAAATTACACAGCGTATTAAAACCAAACGGATTGTTGATTGTAAAAACGCATTTATACAACCACCAAACCGATTTTAAAAATTGGTATTACCGCAAAGATCAAACGCATGTTTTTATATACACTTTTAAAACGTTTGAATATATTGCGGAACATTTTGGTTTTGATATTGTAACCTTAACAGAAAAATTGATTGTTTTAAGGAAGCGGATATTTTAG
- the cysS gene encoding cysteine--tRNA ligase encodes MKENLKIYNSITGEKELFKPLHEDKVGMYVCGPTVYSNVHLGNVRTFLSFDFIFRSLQYLGFKVRYVRNITDAGHLTDDGDVNNDRFVKQSRLEKLEPMEIVQKYTVDFHNVLKLFNLLPPTIEPTATGHIIEQLELTQKLIDKGFAYESNGSVYFDVLEYNKRGLNYGELSRRNIEELFENTRDLDGQNEKKNPQDFALWKKASPQHIMRWSSPWGDGFPGWHLECTAMSTKYLGDEFDIHGGGMDLKFPHHECEIAQGKACNGNSPVRYWMHANMLTMNGQRMSKSTGNYILPMQLITGENDFFEKPFTPGVLRFCFLQAHYRSVLDISNEAMLASEKGFDRLMDAIKSLADLNTSATSTFNVSEWKQKCLDALLDDFNSPVLIATIFEAVKFINSVKENKATISAADLDLLKETLNALVFDVLGLYHAETANNNQKLEEVVNLLINMRNLARANKDFAQSDLIRNQLAAIGIELKDGKEGTTFTL; translated from the coding sequence ATGAAAGAAAACCTAAAAATATACAATTCAATTACTGGAGAAAAAGAACTTTTTAAACCTTTGCACGAAGATAAAGTGGGTATGTATGTTTGTGGACCTACTGTTTACAGCAATGTGCATTTGGGAAATGTACGTACTTTTCTTTCGTTTGATTTTATCTTCCGAAGCCTTCAATATTTGGGATTCAAAGTTCGTTATGTGCGAAATATTACCGATGCCGGCCATTTAACCGATGACGGCGATGTGAACAACGACCGCTTTGTGAAACAATCGCGTTTGGAGAAGTTGGAACCAATGGAAATTGTTCAGAAATATACGGTTGATTTTCATAACGTATTAAAGTTGTTCAACCTGCTTCCTCCTACTATCGAACCAACTGCGACTGGGCATATTATCGAACAATTAGAACTTACTCAAAAATTGATCGATAAAGGTTTTGCTTACGAAAGTAACGGTTCGGTTTATTTTGATGTGCTGGAATACAATAAACGCGGTTTGAATTACGGGGAACTTTCGCGCAGAAACATCGAAGAATTGTTTGAAAATACTCGTGATTTGGACGGACAAAACGAGAAGAAAAATCCACAGGATTTTGCCTTGTGGAAAAAAGCTTCTCCGCAACATATCATGCGTTGGTCGTCTCCTTGGGGCGATGGTTTTCCGGGTTGGCATTTGGAATGTACTGCAATGAGCACGAAGTATTTGGGCGATGAATTTGATATTCACGGCGGCGGAATGGATTTAAAATTCCCTCATCACGAATGCGAAATTGCACAAGGAAAAGCGTGCAACGGCAACTCGCCTGTTCGTTATTGGATGCACGCCAATATGCTGACCATGAACGGACAACGCATGAGTAAATCTACCGGAAACTATATTTTACCAATGCAGTTAATCACGGGCGAAAATGATTTCTTTGAAAAACCTTTTACACCCGGCGTATTGCGTTTCTGTTTTTTACAAGCACATTACCGCAGCGTTTTAGATATATCGAACGAAGCTATGTTGGCATCTGAAAAAGGTTTTGACCGATTGATGGATGCCATAAAATCGCTTGCCGATTTAAACACTTCGGCAACATCTACCTTTAATGTATCAGAATGGAAACAGAAATGTTTGGATGCATTATTAGATGATTTCAATAGCCCGGTTTTGATTGCAACTATTTTTGAAGCAGTGAAATTCATTAATTCGGTTAAAGAAAACAAAGCTACCATTTCGGCAGCCGATTTAGATCTTTTGAAAGAAACATTAAACGCTTTGGTCTTTGATGTGTTGGGATTGTATCACGCAGAAACAGCAAACAACAACCAAAAATTAGAAGAAGTTGTAAACCTTTTAATCAACATGCGCAACTTGGCACGTGCCAACAAAGATTTTGCACAATCTGATTTAATCCGCAATCAATTGGCAGCAATCGGTATCGAGCTAAAAGACGGAAAAGAAGGCACAACTTTTACATTATAA
- the lgt gene encoding prolipoprotein diacylglyceryl transferase yields the protein MIWNPSEGITIAGFTLRFYSLMFVVAFGLGYYIMSKVYHRENRSQDELDKLFFYTFIATLLGARLGHVFFYDWDYYQHHLSEILLPFRFDPFEFTGFAGLASHGAAIGIILAMFFYSRIIKKPLLWILDRVVLSITIGGVFVRLGNFFNSEIYGHITEKSFPFGIKFIREEEFWRANNLMGITQAANKNEAYKLIETDPRFSTILEAIPFRHPTQLYEAFGYVILFIVLMFMYWKTDARNYLGKIFGVFLVFLWLIRFVVEYVKESQGGFESSLGLLSTGQWLSIPFIIAGIYIWATAKNRPVSH from the coding sequence ATGATTTGGAATCCGTCTGAAGGAATTACCATTGCAGGTTTCACCCTGCGCTTTTATAGTTTAATGTTTGTAGTGGCTTTTGGTTTGGGCTATTACATTATGAGCAAAGTATATCACCGCGAAAATCGCTCACAAGATGAGTTAGACAAACTTTTTTTCTACACGTTTATAGCCACTTTATTGGGTGCGCGTTTGGGGCATGTATTCTTTTACGATTGGGATTATTACCAGCATCATTTATCAGAAATATTGTTGCCATTTAGATTTGATCCATTTGAATTTACCGGATTTGCAGGATTAGCAAGCCATGGAGCAGCAATTGGTATTATTTTGGCAATGTTTTTTTACAGCCGAATTATTAAAAAACCGTTGTTGTGGATTTTAGACCGTGTGGTTTTATCAATCACGATTGGTGGTGTTTTTGTTCGATTGGGTAACTTTTTCAACTCTGAAATTTACGGTCATATCACCGAAAAATCATTTCCTTTTGGAATAAAATTTATTCGAGAGGAAGAGTTTTGGCGAGCAAACAATTTAATGGGAATTACGCAGGCTGCCAATAAAAACGAAGCTTATAAACTAATAGAAACCGACCCTAGATTTTCAACCATTTTAGAAGCCATTCCGTTTCGTCACCCTACCCAATTATATGAAGCATTTGGATACGTAATTTTGTTCATCGTTTTAATGTTTATGTACTGGAAAACCGATGCACGAAACTATTTAGGAAAAATCTTCGGAGTATTTTTGGTATTCTTATGGTTGATTCGATTTGTGGTGGAATACGTTAAAGAAAGCCAGGGCGGATTTGAATCTTCGTTAGGATTATTATCAACAGGTCAGTGGTTAAGTATTCCGTTCATCATTGCAGGAATTTATATTTGGGCAACTGCCAAAAACCGACCTGTATCACACTAA
- a CDS encoding T9SS type B sorting domain-containing protein has protein sequence MRNKYLLILFLVTSFLGFSQQYNYVAVDATYTPDELVKDVLVRSQCDLVSNVRYQNGDGSPQAQQYYNLAYFNQNGSTFPFEDGVVLCTDSPAEIPGPSLRQTSGVNGERWAGDQTLNDAINNAGGGSQPTYRSTQLEFDFIPVQSSVTFDYLFASNSYHSQCGEWCENGAMFAAWLIDTTTGVGQNLALVPNTTDPISINTVRDVTKSGGTCANVNPLYMGNVYAAPSTTPALSAPINYIGHTVPMTSLTANVIVGRKYTIKLAVIDFCPNNRHSSAAFFKAGSFDIGNLDLGNPVLIENGEGLCVGDSYTLQSGLDPNLFTFEWFKDGVQIPGQTGPNLVVTETGEYSVKGFIPNVTGCILEAPPVRIEFFDYVTISAPQNISLCPSSGSSTRFNLDDALTGVTSNPDILFSYYLTQQDAENDTNAISNFYNLPNSTTGSLTIWVRAYELNNPCPYVTSFTISLLNCSLTLNPLPDLSICEGASVQTFDLTVQTPVVYNNAAGYIVTYHLSKPDADTGINAIPSGSLATYNGTNGERIWVRVTDSNNSLSFGVTSFYLYRNLLPLIQTTVLPITACENGNTGLANFDLNLAYSTVPVSPLGVSLEFYSTQQDALLGNTALMLPVNYTGAAGTIYVRVRNLDGDCFTVVPLQLQIINTPVANSIAPLTYCDLNNDGFGEFNLDVTRVLIAGNPMPANSVVTFHETQGDADANANAIFNTGAYINKVKDQQTIYVRVGFTNSSCYNTVPLVLIVNKTPAITPIRGLQVCDINNDGVETVNLRSKESEMLTGLNAANYTVSYHISSAAAMANTGAIGNPTNFSTSVSTVVYVRVTDNTTGCFVVSRINIELVAMPVVANPLPTVTKCDTNGDGFEVFDLASLKAGIIGTQQGLDVSFHYNNSDAQTGLNPLANQYQNVSANVQTIYVRVFNASTGCFVVSTMNLEVKANPVITAPSTPYVICSDSGFGTINIYLYGKALIDATGQNYGFQFFETESDAMNNINNISNPVAYNNLTPGNSTIWIRVNDPVSGCFSVYPIAFQLVVPPKLPASLPKLVECDVLGSTQDQLTIFDLTEQNAALLAAQTAQGTYQIRYFTTQALANSNTNWIVNPTQFQNTVNPQTIWVRIEDTSKPGGCARVMSFQIEVAAPFVLQQPLPIVLCDTDQINDGLREFDLTIREYELFGGQPPFGTVINYYLTQQAAENDFNKIANPSQFYNTVNPQTIYIGVENQYGCRSVTTLTLRVLPVPEPNYTPTPLELCEDTFNSGMATFDLRDAEASIGNFGNYTYTYYVSEIGAHIGPSDNSFIPNPSDFFSGTSQVYVRVENSFTDTNQRCYVVVVLDLVVHPWPTVGPMTTLAACMDNPTRSTKFNLRDKDAQALGTQDPATHIVRYFATEENAEDNVNPLPYTYENTTLDRQQIWVRVENSETGCFNISTFFIQIEQAVYAFAATDTEFCETDFENDGVSIVDLSGLDAEIIGNQPAAADVFVQYERWDGTIVNKNSVQVFDGEVIRAVVKYTDTNLVCSASVTFTVRLKDAPEVLPLENGVVCYEYRDQFALISGHYLETGIQENTGYTIVWTRDGQPLTPAVADVLNDGGRLYVKRGGTYQVVVTGPNGCSTTRTAVVNEAPSVTIDEVKLTDSFGDTNAIEVMAYAGPGVQLEYKLDNGPWQDSNIFLDVTPGEHTVYVRIQGEPCEASKVINVMDYPKYFTPNNDGYNDTWNIWSLKNQPNAKIYIFDRFGKLLKQLSGASEGWDGTFNGKPMPSTDYWFKAEYVDPKTGLTKEVTGHFSLKR, from the coding sequence ATGAGAAACAAATATTTATTAATACTGTTTTTAGTAACCAGCTTTTTAGGATTTAGCCAGCAGTACAATTATGTGGCTGTGGACGCTACTTATACGCCCGACGAGCTTGTGAAGGATGTTTTAGTGCGATCTCAATGTGATTTGGTGTCTAATGTAAGATATCAAAATGGAGATGGATCGCCACAGGCTCAACAGTATTACAATTTGGCGTATTTTAACCAAAACGGTTCAACTTTTCCTTTTGAGGATGGTGTCGTTTTGTGTACTGATTCACCTGCTGAAATTCCTGGGCCATCACTTAGGCAAACAAGTGGTGTGAACGGTGAACGTTGGGCTGGAGATCAAACTTTAAATGATGCTATTAATAATGCAGGGGGAGGGTCGCAGCCTACCTATCGATCTACTCAACTTGAATTTGATTTTATACCGGTCCAAAGTTCAGTTACTTTTGATTACTTATTTGCATCAAATAGTTATCATTCCCAGTGTGGAGAGTGGTGTGAAAATGGAGCTATGTTTGCAGCATGGTTAATTGATACAACGACAGGAGTAGGACAAAACTTAGCGCTAGTTCCAAATACAACAGACCCAATTTCAATTAATACGGTACGTGATGTAACAAAGTCAGGAGGAACTTGTGCCAATGTTAACCCTTTGTATATGGGAAATGTTTATGCAGCCCCGAGCACTACACCAGCTTTGTCTGCACCTATTAATTATATAGGTCATACAGTTCCAATGACATCTTTAACGGCTAATGTTATTGTTGGTAGAAAATACACAATTAAATTAGCGGTAATAGATTTCTGTCCAAACAACAGACATAGTAGTGCTGCATTTTTCAAAGCAGGAAGTTTTGATATTGGTAATTTAGATTTAGGTAACCCTGTTTTAATTGAGAACGGCGAAGGTTTATGTGTGGGAGATAGCTATACGTTACAGTCTGGTTTAGATCCGAATTTATTTACTTTTGAGTGGTTTAAAGATGGTGTCCAAATTCCAGGTCAAACCGGTCCTAATTTAGTAGTTACAGAAACGGGAGAATACAGTGTAAAAGGTTTTATACCTAACGTAACAGGCTGTATTTTAGAAGCACCGCCCGTTCGAATTGAATTTTTTGATTATGTAACGATTTCTGCGCCACAAAATATATCATTGTGTCCGAGTTCAGGTTCTTCGACCCGATTTAATTTAGACGATGCCTTGACAGGTGTAACGAGCAATCCAGATATATTATTCAGTTATTATTTAACGCAACAAGATGCGGAGAATGATACCAATGCAATTTCTAATTTTTATAATTTACCGAATAGTACTACCGGTTCATTAACGATTTGGGTTCGTGCATACGAGTTGAATAATCCATGTCCTTATGTAACCTCATTTACAATCAGTTTACTAAATTGTAGTTTAACGTTAAATCCTTTACCGGACTTATCGATATGTGAGGGAGCGAGCGTACAAACGTTTGATTTAACGGTTCAAACCCCTGTTGTTTACAACAATGCAGCAGGTTATATAGTAACTTACCACTTAAGCAAACCCGATGCAGATACAGGCATCAATGCGATACCATCGGGAAGTTTAGCAACTTATAACGGAACAAACGGTGAACGTATATGGGTTCGCGTTACCGATAGTAACAACTCATTGTCATTTGGAGTAACTTCTTTCTATTTATATAGAAACTTATTGCCGCTAATCCAAACCACGGTTTTACCAATCACAGCATGTGAAAACGGAAACACAGGTTTAGCAAATTTCGATTTGAATTTAGCTTATAGCACCGTACCTGTTAGCCCACTAGGTGTGTCTTTAGAGTTTTACAGCACCCAGCAAGATGCATTATTAGGCAACACCGCGTTAATGCTGCCTGTAAATTACACCGGAGCAGCGGGAACTATTTATGTGCGTGTACGCAATTTAGACGGCGACTGTTTCACGGTAGTTCCTTTGCAGTTACAAATCATCAACACTCCAGTAGCTAACAGCATTGCACCATTGACATATTGTGATTTAAACAATGATGGATTTGGAGAATTTAACTTAGATGTAACCCGCGTATTAATCGCAGGAAACCCAATGCCGGCTAATTCGGTAGTTACTTTCCACGAAACCCAAGGAGATGCAGATGCCAATGCAAATGCCATCTTCAATACCGGCGCTTACATTAATAAAGTAAAAGACCAACAAACGATTTATGTACGCGTAGGGTTTACCAACTCTAGCTGTTATAACACGGTTCCTTTGGTGTTAATCGTAAACAAAACTCCTGCCATTACCCCAATTCGAGGTCTTCAGGTTTGTGACATTAATAATGATGGAGTAGAAACAGTAAACCTACGCAGCAAAGAATCAGAAATGTTAACCGGTTTAAACGCTGCCAACTATACAGTAAGCTACCATATAAGTTCAGCCGCAGCAATGGCAAATACGGGAGCAATAGGCAACCCAACCAATTTTTCAACCAGTGTATCAACAGTAGTTTATGTACGTGTAACCGATAACACCACAGGTTGTTTCGTAGTAAGTCGCATCAATATTGAATTGGTAGCTATGCCGGTTGTAGCCAACCCGTTACCAACCGTTACAAAATGTGATACCAATGGGGATGGTTTTGAAGTGTTTGATTTAGCAAGTTTAAAAGCAGGAATCATCGGCACGCAACAAGGCTTAGATGTAAGTTTCCATTATAACAACAGCGATGCGCAAACCGGGTTAAACCCATTGGCAAACCAATACCAAAACGTATCTGCCAACGTACAAACCATCTATGTTCGCGTATTTAACGCAAGTACGGGATGTTTTGTAGTAAGCACTATGAATTTAGAAGTAAAAGCCAACCCTGTTATTACTGCACCAAGTACACCTTATGTAATATGTAGCGATTCAGGTTTTGGTACCATTAATATTTACTTATACGGAAAAGCATTGATAGATGCTACGGGTCAAAACTACGGATTCCAGTTTTTCGAAACTGAGTCTGATGCCATGAACAATATAAATAATATATCGAACCCGGTAGCCTATAACAATTTAACGCCAGGAAATTCAACAATTTGGATCCGCGTAAACGATCCTGTATCCGGTTGTTTCTCTGTATATCCAATCGCATTCCAATTGGTAGTGCCGCCAAAATTACCTGCGAGTTTACCAAAATTGGTAGAATGTGACGTGTTAGGAAGCACTCAAGATCAATTAACCATATTTGATTTAACCGAGCAAAATGCGGCATTATTAGCAGCACAAACAGCTCAAGGGACTTACCAAATCCGTTACTTTACTACCCAAGCATTGGCTAATAGCAATACAAACTGGATTGTAAACCCTACACAGTTTCAAAATACAGTAAACCCACAAACAATCTGGGTTCGTATAGAAGATACATCAAAACCAGGTGGTTGTGCACGTGTGATGAGCTTCCAAATAGAGGTAGCAGCACCGTTTGTGTTACAACAGCCATTACCAATCGTATTATGTGATACCGATCAAATAAACGATGGATTGCGCGAGTTTGATTTAACCATCCGTGAATATGAATTGTTTGGCGGTCAGCCACCATTTGGAACGGTAATCAATTATTACCTAACCCAGCAAGCAGCAGAGAACGATTTCAATAAAATCGCAAATCCAAGCCAGTTCTATAATACGGTAAACCCACAAACCATTTATATCGGTGTGGAAAACCAATACGGTTGTAGAAGTGTAACTACCTTAACATTACGCGTGTTACCAGTTCCAGAGCCGAACTATACACCAACACCATTGGAATTGTGTGAAGATACATTTAACTCAGGTATGGCAACCTTTGATTTAAGAGATGCAGAAGCAAGTATCGGTAATTTTGGTAATTATACCTATACGTATTATGTTTCAGAGATAGGTGCTCATATTGGTCCATCAGACAATAGTTTTATTCCAAACCCAAGCGATTTCTTTAGTGGTACATCACAAGTTTATGTACGTGTAGAAAACAGTTTCACAGATACAAACCAACGTTGTTATGTGGTTGTTGTTTTAGATTTGGTGGTACACCCATGGCCAACAGTAGGACCAATGACAACTTTGGCAGCATGTATGGATAACCCAACGCGTAGCACAAAGTTCAACCTACGCGATAAAGATGCGCAAGCCTTGGGTACGCAAGATCCAGCAACGCATATCGTAAGATATTTTGCTACCGAGGAAAATGCAGAAGACAATGTAAACCCATTGCCATATACCTATGAAAACACCACCTTAGATCGTCAACAAATCTGGGTTCGTGTAGAAAACAGTGAAACGGGATGTTTTAATATATCTACCTTCTTTATCCAAATCGAGCAAGCAGTATATGCCTTTGCAGCGACTGATACAGAATTCTGTGAAACGGACTTTGAAAACGATGGTGTGTCGATAGTAGATTTAAGCGGATTAGACGCAGAGATTATTGGCAACCAACCAGCAGCAGCAGATGTATTTGTACAGTATGAGCGTTGGGATGGCACCATTGTAAACAAAAACAGCGTACAAGTTTTCGACGGCGAAGTAATAAGAGCAGTAGTAAAATACACTGATACGAATTTGGTATGTAGTGCAAGTGTAACCTTTACAGTTCGATTAAAAGACGCACCGGAAGTTTTACCATTAGAAAACGGAGTAGTATGTTACGAATACCGCGACCAATTTGCTCTGATTAGTGGACATTACCTAGAAACAGGAATCCAAGAAAATACGGGTTATACCATTGTTTGGACACGTGATGGGCAACCTTTAACACCTGCAGTAGCAGATGTGTTAAACGACGGCGGGCGATTATATGTGAAACGCGGTGGTACTTACCAAGTAGTAGTAACTGGTCCAAACGGCTGTAGTACAACACGCACGGCAGTAGTAAATGAAGCGCCAAGCGTAACAATCGACGAAGTGAAACTAACAGATAGCTTTGGCGATACCAACGCAATCGAAGTAATGGCTTATGCAGGTCCAGGCGTACAATTAGAGTACAAATTAGACAACGGTCCATGGCAAGATTCAAATATCTTTTTAGATGTAACGCCAGGAGAGCACACAGTTTATGTACGTATTCAAGGCGAACCATGTGAGGCAAGTAAAGTAATCAATGTGATGGATTATCCAAAATACTTTACACCAAACAACGACGGATACAACGACACTTGGAACATTTGGTCATTAAAGAATCAGCCAAATGCAAAAATATACATCTTTGACCGTTTTGGAAAATTGCTTAAACAATTAAGTGGAGCAAGCGAAGGCTGGGACGGAACCTTTAACGGAAAACCAATGCCATCAACCGACTACTGGTTTAAAGCAGAGTATGTAGATCCAAAAACAGGATTAACAAAAGAAGTTACAGGTCACTTCTCGTTGAAACGATAA